From the genome of Nicotiana tabacum cultivar K326 chromosome 17, ASM71507v2, whole genome shotgun sequence:
TTTTCTCATTGGTTGAGAGTCTTGAGAATATGACAACACATAGTTTGTTGTGAAGGAAAGAGAACTGCTCTATAGTAGACAGGTTAATCAGTTAATTTAATTACTTGTTGTTGCTGAAAACAATAAACAGCAGACAGCCTTTTgatttcaaagaaaaattcttGACATTAATGTCAAGTTAAATAAAGGACAGCTACAGACTGAAAATAAAAAGGACAGTTATAGCCTTTGATATCTAAGAAAAATGTCAAGTTAATATCAATCTCCTAGAACATGCTTGGTGAACTTGATTGATGACCTCTTTGAGTTTTAAGCCATCATTTTCTCAATGAATATAACTACATTTATTGTATGCTTTGATAAAGGTAAATTTGTAACTTGCTTCAAATTTTCTCATCCGATGTTACGTTGGTTTggaagaaaatgtgaaattttcAGCTTTATGAACATTGTCATTGCAGATGCTATCCCTTCAAATAGAGCTATGCTTTTGCAAATAGGTGTGGCAATGAAAGCTATGCCATGGTACTGTGCTCTTCCGTCGCTTTCTGAGTATATGATTGAAAATGGGTGGACAAAATGTTTCTCAAGAATTAGCGACGTTGGATGGCTTTCCTACCTTATCTATGTTGCAGTTTATTTGGTAATAGTTGAATTCGGCATCTACTGGATGCATCGGGAGTTGCATGACATAAAACCTCTCTACAAATATCTCCATGCTACACATCATATTTACAACAAGCAAAATACACTCTCCCCATTTGCTGGTAAGTTCCATCTCATGACTTTGGTCTATTTTGAAAACAACTTGTAGCTTCCCTATTAGGTAGGCTGCTTGCTCCTGATCTAATTGTGCTTGGACGTTTTTAAATATGACTGGAAATCTTGCGAATGAACTCAAGTTGTAAATTTTCACATCTCAGTCTTTAGTCATACACCATTCCCTTATTTAGTTAGCGGGGATCAGAAGGGATAAAGTGGCTACAGATTGTTAAATTGAGTAATGGCTCACTATTGGCCCCTCTTTATAAATGCTAAACTGTTGTAGAGAGCATGAGAAAAGAACATTTTATTTGGGCTTTCTTTAACCACTTTTACTCACAAAGCATGACTTGCTTCATACATCTCATCACCGTGTCAATGAGTTATAAAATCTAACTCATTGAGAGTCCAATGAACCAATGATATGTTTTCTATGTACTTTAATTGTCTGATATTTTCTCTCGGTCATAATTGGAGAGTTGTGTTCCAACACCAATCACTAGCGTGACTTACTGTTTTGCAAATTAGGTTTGGCGTTCCACCCATTGGATGGAATACTGCAGGCAGTGCCACATGTAGTAGCTCTTTTCCTGTTGCCTGTACATTTTACGACGCACATAGCCCTCTTATTCATAGAAGCCATATGGACTGCAAATATCCATGACTGCATACATGCGAAGGTGTGGCCTGTAATGGGTGCTGGCTACCATACCATCCACCATACTACGTACCGGCATAATTATGGTCATTACACAATATGGATGGACTGGATGTTCGGAACTCTTCGTGATCCTGTtgaagatgaggtcaagaaaatGTAACATTCTTCTTGGATGTAAATTTTATTATTGGTAGTTTTTCAATTTTATAGACCGAGAACAATTATGCTACAACGAAAAGAATGTGTGATGGTGCCTAAGATGTCTTAATTTTCCTTGCTATTCTTTTACTAGTATTAGTACTCGCCTGATGCAATGACACAAATCATGTCAAATTGTGATgtatgttgtttgaatcatgtgcaaataaccttaaaatataaatctctcagataaaaattatataacatgagaTATTAATTATGAAGcaggatatgaaattattgttcaaatctcgtagtggagaacctattttcttctttatatttgtagcaacctaaccccttgattttagtacttgcaTTTCGTTTCGCTATCaatattaaagaatataaaaCATGCCATGTTGTGATATGTCTTGTTTTagcacattagatcatattattttaacaaaattcttactatCACTTTGTTTTTATCTGAAAGTCAAATGTTTTATTCATCACTTCTTTTTTACGcaaattctttttttgttttgtttttttcttatagttattgtattgtttattatttaatattattatactatcatataattttttattagcttaataattaaattaatatcttgcttattatccttttaatagtctttaataaatataaatattttattcttgaaatttggtatatttttatgcttGTATCCTCTTATTCGGaattttttaatcatttaaatttatcagtaatatttttaaatattatttatttatttataaattaatttaaagtataagtatcctcacactacctctattttcttatacattctcttccctactataaattttaattagtttttatattaatattttacctataaccaaaataatatcatattttattttaaattgtaactttgaattagtctaaaatattaatacataagttatttgattattatgttccaaatgtattgggctctcttataattatttttgtattagatgcagttaattttctttcttttttagctttaagatacatatttaatttttaattttcattcgTAAAtttacctatattagaaatttatttttatttttaaaattttatttttatcataaaaaaatattttcttaattgtttgaacacataATATCTAAATATTATAGTAATATTTTTactgtcattttatttctttacgtaatattttcaaaaataaaaataatctcatctcaaattcaaataattctattttctaaattggGCCACATTTTTAAAAGATTATGctatgctttcaaacttaaactaactgcactcaattcagatattaatcataaaacaaatattttcttaattgtttggacacattatatctaaatgttgtagtaatatttccacagtcattttattttgtacataaaatttctttcttttttagttttaagataaaattttaatttttaattttcattagtaaaattacctatattagaaatttattttgtattttaatttttttttcataaataaaacATCAATTTCGTGATATTATCCATAGTTTGAGCATTCTCATcatagttttaagaactttctaatccCAAATTCAACTAGTCTTTTCCTTTCAATTCTAATAGTAAATTTTTAATAATATGCTTTTGATTTAACTTGTTATATTATTAAAAAAGCAAttacttaaattattatattatatccttttcattatattatattatatgtttttcattaacttgtaaatttatttaatatcattatcaactactattctttaatataatatagataaatatataaaaaaaattaatcataaaataaatgATTATTTTGTTCTAAAAATATTGctccaaaattttaaattatttaatttttaataatatttttaagtattgtatatttactttattttattttctaaacttagatttataaatatcctcacattatctctaatttatttttattattcaatatttttactttttgattttatctattagacttgagttacgtgaattatccatattatgacttttcttatcataatataaagAACTTCCTCATCgtaaatttaaataagttttaccttTTTTCTCTattaaaaaatctgaattttattttttctctatttattctttatttttgatattatattattcaatacctaatattattacattgtcatgtgtatttttattagcttgtttgaatttaatatctatttctaCCACATTCATtgtaatataatatagataaaaatttaaaaactttctcatctcaaattcaaataatttttataattctATTTTATAAATTTGAccacatttcaaaatattatgttatgctttcaaacttaaactaactgcactcagttcaaatattaatcatagaaaaatattttcttaattatttgaacacattatatcaaAATGTTGTTGTAAcattttatgtataaaatattcgtttgcccgatttatcaatattaatatgattttattattcttgttattaaaatatttttttactaactttttacttttttcttaccttataaataatttgtatactttatgtaagatcttattttgttgcttgaatttacttattttttaaactcaataaatctttaatatcttaagtaaattttagttttatttatatttttacttactccaaatataaatagtcataggttatctcaatttatgtctttctatattttgtttttctattatagtttttaaattatttgttacctccatatttctagctaatatagaagaaaatctatgagtggatcaatatatagatataaatatagatatagatatagatatagatatagagtGGATCAAtttatagatataaatatacatataaatataaatatagatatatagattagatttgtctaagatctatttaaattatgtataaaattcattaaactattttcattaattatgtttccatttataatttctaattattaatgtactcctaaaattgccaagtggcttgattttagcttgccacttggcttaaccagaGTGCATACTACCCTTCTTTTAAatataactagtattagtacccccCGCGATACGCGTACATAAATCATGTCAAATTATAATTTGGGTTATTTGGATTAGGTGCAAATAACTTTAAAATTAAACCTCTATATAGAAATTATAAAACATTATTTgatattaattaagaagcaaGACATGAAACCATTTTTCAAATCTCATAGTGGATAACCTTTTAAGCAAACCCCTTGATTCTGACACTTGTATTATATTTTAcggtaaatattaaagaatactaaacgTGTAACGTTGTGACCtgtcttgtttgagcacattaaattatattattttaacaaCATTTTTAATGTCACTTTAgttttcatctcaaattcaaataagtcttattcttcaacatttttagactgaattattttctcttttttgttccTTGCTTATAATATTTTGCACTATTTATTACTTAATATTGTCACACTGTAATGTGATCTTTTATTAGCTTATAAATTAACCTTGTCTTGTTTATTACCCTTTTAATATTCATCAATAAATGTACAAATTTTTTATTCTtgaaaattaatgtatttttacaCTATTATTCTCTTACTCGGATCTCTTTCATCAGTtaaatctattaaattcttaatgtcactttatttttcatctcaaattcaaataagtctTATTCTTCAACATTTTTAGACTGAATGTTTTTATCTTTTTTGTTCCTTGCTTATAATATTTTGCATTATTTATTACTTAATATTATCACACTGTAATGTGATCTTTTATTAGCTTATAAATTAACCTTGTCTTGTTTAT
Proteins encoded in this window:
- the LOC107763191 gene encoding delta(7)-sterol-C5(6)-desaturase-like — translated: MDDYLKLFVEETSFYNRVVLGTFLPESWWAPLPHWFQGWLRNYIGGVFLYFISGFLWCFYIYRLKRNVYIPKDAIPSNRAMLLQIGVAMKAMPWYCALPSLSEYMIENGWTKCFSRISDVGWLSYLIYVAVYLVIVEFGIYWMHRELHDIKPLYKYLHATHHIYNKQNTLSPFAGLAFHPLDGILQAVPHVVALFLLPVHFTTHIALLFIEAIWTANIHDCIHAKVWPVMGAGYHTIHHTTYRHNYGHYTIWMDWMFGTLRDPVEDEVKKM